One Tolypothrix bouteillei VB521301 DNA window includes the following coding sequences:
- a CDS encoding AAA-like domain-containing protein, translated as MTLDSLLAIVNHKLLETQNRPLNDTETLILRGIWQSQTYGQMAQAGGYSPGYLTNVVAPGLCQKLSLIIGRRVTKKNCRALLEFYAAQALPAIATPSRQLSTHFLTNKQKSPRFPSGSVPLDSIYYIQNTAIQEQAFAEISKPGALIRLKAPKEMGKTSVLLRIIEYAKNLGYRTVSLNLEEHLEGEIITDLKRFLRCLCANISLQLGLEPKLDDYWDWDLGSKVSCSLFLRNYVLEQIDSPIVLALDDVDRIFESPQVAKEFFPLLRSWYEEAKRQPIWQKLRLIVVHSTEVYVPLQLHQSPFNVGLPIQLRHFNLSQVQELSQYYGIDWVDDNEVTFLTDVVGGHPALVHLAVYHLSDGEITLTQLLEDASTPGGIYYHHLQRHWSTLQAQPELASAFERVMQTTIPVLLEPVIAYKLNSMGLIKLENDRAVPSCELYRQYFQRKFSSPILKKLV; from the coding sequence ATGACTCTTGATTCTCTACTTGCAATTGTCAATCACAAGCTATTGGAAACCCAAAATCGCCCTCTGAATGATACAGAGACATTAATACTGCGCGGTATTTGGCAGAGTCAAACTTACGGTCAAATGGCTCAAGCAGGGGGATACAGTCCCGGTTACTTAACTAATGTTGTTGCTCCGGGGTTATGCCAAAAACTATCTTTAATTATTGGCAGGCGCGTGACCAAAAAAAACTGTCGGGCGCTGTTAGAATTTTATGCAGCACAGGCTTTGCCAGCGATCGCTACACCGTCAAGACAGCTTTCCACTCACTTTTTGACAAATAAACAAAAATCCCCCCGCTTTCCGAGTGGTTCGGTTCCTCTAGATTCAATCTATTATATTCAGAACACTGCTATCCAGGAGCAAGCTTTTGCGGAAATCAGCAAACCAGGAGCATTGATTCGGCTGAAAGCACCGAAAGAGATGGGTAAAACCTCTGTACTGTTAAGAATTATAGAATACGCGAAAAATCTTGGTTATCGTACCGTTAGCCTGAATTTAGAGGAGCATCTTGAAGGAGAGATCATAACCGACCTCAAGCGATTTTTGCGGTGCCTGTGTGCTAACATTTCTTTGCAATTGGGACTTGAGCCAAAACTAGACGATTACTGGGATTGGGATCTCGGTAGTAAGGTCAGTTGCTCTCTTTTCTTGCGGAATTACGTGCTCGAGCAGATTGACTCTCCAATAGTTCTAGCCCTAGATGATGTCGATCGGATTTTTGAAAGTCCCCAAGTGGCCAAAGAGTTTTTCCCTTTGTTGCGATCGTGGTACGAAGAAGCTAAAAGACAGCCCATTTGGCAAAAGTTGCGTTTGATTGTCGTACATTCCACAGAAGTCTATGTGCCTTTACAGCTTCATCAATCGCCTTTTAATGTGGGATTGCCAATTCAGTTAAGGCACTTTAATCTATCTCAAGTACAGGAGTTATCCCAATACTATGGGATTGATTGGGTAGATGATAATGAGGTAACATTTCTAACAGATGTAGTTGGGGGACATCCAGCACTCGTCCATCTGGCAGTTTATCACCTAAGTGATGGTGAAATCACTCTAACGCAACTTCTTGAAGATGCTTCTACGCCAGGTGGGATTTACTACCATCACTTGCAGCGTCATTGGTCTACTTTACAAGCACAGCCAGAACTCGCATCTGCTTTTGAAAGGGTTATGCAAACGACTATCCCCGTATTGCTAGAACCTGTAATTGCTTACAAGCTAAATAGTATGGGATTAATTAAGTTGGAAAACGATCGCGCAGTTCCCAGTTGCGAGTTGTATCGGCAGTATTTTCAACGAAAGTTTTCCTCTCCTATTTTGAAAAAGCTAGTATAA
- a CDS encoding ABC transporter substrate-binding protein, giving the protein MTNRREFITGIAALSSLSLAGCGWRLGNVRASATTGSRDQMYIYTWEQYTNKDLLKTFSAQTGIKVLADLFDSNEAMLSKIQAGGGSAYSVIYPSDYMVRKMVDLGLLIRLERDRIIGLDNLFPRFQNPIYDPNNRHSIPFSWGTTGFIYNSEKLTTPPENWDYLWENKQVLSKRMALMNDFREVIGAVLKMLGYSYNSTNENEIKQAVDTLKVLIPDVAAFTTDAWRNQIIAGDLLLAMCYSSDAVKIVRENPKLKYVIPKSGSSLWTDTVVIPKTAPNIEAGYAWINLILRPEVASEMSQILVLSTPNRAGFEQLPKKIQNNPNLFPSEAILTKCERLAPLGQEVEALYERYWIELTSS; this is encoded by the coding sequence ATGACTAACAGAAGAGAATTTATTACAGGAATAGCAGCGCTCTCTAGCTTGTCTCTAGCAGGGTGCGGTTGGCGACTTGGAAACGTCCGTGCATCCGCTACCACTGGTTCCCGCGACCAAATGTACATCTACACGTGGGAACAATACACGAATAAGGATTTACTAAAAACTTTTAGCGCTCAAACGGGGATCAAAGTATTGGCAGATTTGTTTGATTCCAATGAAGCCATGCTCAGTAAAATCCAAGCGGGAGGTGGTAGTGCTTATAGCGTGATTTACCCGAGCGATTATATGGTACGGAAAATGGTGGACTTGGGATTGCTGATTAGATTGGAGCGCGATCGCATAATCGGCTTAGACAATTTATTTCCCAGGTTTCAAAATCCTATCTACGATCCCAATAACCGTCATAGTATTCCTTTTAGTTGGGGAACCACAGGTTTTATTTACAATTCCGAAAAGCTAACAACTCCACCTGAAAACTGGGACTATCTTTGGGAAAACAAACAAGTTCTGTCAAAGCGGATGGCGTTAATGAACGATTTCCGAGAAGTCATAGGTGCAGTTTTAAAGATGCTCGGTTATTCTTACAACTCAACCAATGAAAATGAAATTAAACAAGCTGTTGACACGTTAAAGGTTCTCATACCGGATGTAGCAGCTTTTACAACTGATGCATGGCGCAATCAAATCATTGCAGGAGATTTGCTCTTAGCAATGTGTTATTCATCCGATGCTGTGAAAATTGTTAGAGAAAATCCTAAACTGAAATACGTCATTCCCAAAAGTGGTTCTTCTTTGTGGACTGATACCGTCGTCATTCCCAAGACAGCCCCCAATATTGAAGCAGGTTATGCTTGGATTAACTTAATTTTACGACCGGAAGTGGCATCTGAAATGAGCCAAATATTAGTTCTTTCCACTCCCAACCGTGCTGGATTTGAGCAATTGCCAAAGAAAATCCAAAATAATCCCAATTTGTTTCCTTCAGAGGCAATTTTAACAAAGTGCGAACGTTTAGCTCCTTTGGGTCAAGAAGTTGAAGCATTGTACGAACGATACTGGATTGAGTTAACGAGTAGTTAA
- a CDS encoding ABC transporter ATP-binding protein: MAQTLIQNQGGTAGFEPLDVELLSVFKFFNQEPAVHGVDLDIRQGEFFSILGPSGCGKTTTLRLIAGFERADAGQVLIRGQSMTSVPPYRRPVNTVFQSYALFNHLNIWENVAFGLRLKNLRKKEIESRVKQALELVKLEGLRSRFPNQLSGGQQQRIALARAIVNRPAVLLLDEPLGALDLKLRKEMRVELSNLHKELGLTFIMVTHDQEEALSLSDRVAVMNQGKLEQVGTPSEIYEQPQTVFVANFIGDTNLLPGEITGADASHVKILTKTGLSIIVTREENTPTEISQSIVVSVRPEKIQLSLYKPSVENNCFEGRLVNIMYLGTHINYVVQLINGLQINVLQPNTFVNLPDRETPIYAWWTEGDCLALVSHD; this comes from the coding sequence ATGGCTCAGACTCTAATTCAGAATCAAGGGGGAACAGCAGGTTTTGAACCACTAGACGTGGAATTACTTAGCGTTTTTAAGTTTTTTAACCAAGAACCTGCTGTCCACGGAGTAGACTTGGATATCAGACAAGGAGAATTTTTTAGTATCCTTGGTCCTTCGGGTTGTGGAAAAACAACTACACTCAGGCTTATTGCAGGGTTTGAAAGAGCAGATGCAGGTCAAGTGTTGATTCGCGGTCAGTCTATGACTAGTGTTCCCCCATATCGCCGCCCTGTTAACACTGTGTTTCAAAGTTATGCTCTGTTTAACCATTTAAATATCTGGGAGAACGTGGCTTTTGGACTGCGTCTTAAAAATCTCCGTAAAAAGGAAATAGAAAGCAGAGTCAAACAAGCTCTAGAATTGGTAAAGCTCGAGGGTTTACGATCGCGTTTTCCCAATCAACTCTCAGGGGGACAACAGCAAAGGATAGCCTTGGCAAGAGCGATCGTCAATCGCCCTGCAGTCTTGCTTTTAGATGAACCCCTTGGGGCGCTTGATTTAAAATTGAGAAAAGAAATGAGGGTTGAACTGTCCAATTTACATAAAGAATTGGGATTGACTTTCATCATGGTGACTCACGATCAAGAAGAGGCGCTATCTTTATCGGATCGGGTTGCTGTCATGAATCAAGGTAAACTCGAACAAGTCGGGACTCCCAGCGAAATTTACGAACAACCTCAAACAGTATTCGTTGCTAATTTTATTGGCGATACCAATTTATTACCAGGTGAAATAACTGGCGCTGATGCTTCTCACGTTAAAATTTTAACAAAAACAGGGCTTTCCATTATTGTGACTCGTGAAGAAAATACACCAACAGAAATATCACAATCTATCGTTGTTAGCGTGCGCCCGGAAAAAATACAGCTATCTCTTTACAAACCCAGCGTAGAAAATAACTGCTTTGAAGGACGGTTGGTTAATATTATGTATTTGGGAACGCACATCAATTATGTTGTGCAATTAATAAACGGGTTACAGATTAATGTTTTACAACCCAACACATTTGTTAATTTGCCAGATCGTGAAACTCCTATCTATGCTTGGTGGACAGAAGGTGATTGTTTGGCTTTAGTGAGTCATGACTAA
- the mrdA gene encoding penicillin-binding protein 2, whose product MASLKTSGFSGFLGNKGLRTVGKNYQSIFFIIITIAMMAGINARLVYLQIVEGPKLRQKAEANRMRTISKQPERGNIFDRNGKLLATTRYPRSVYLWPMAHTKPSWSVVSSRLEQVLKISREEMEKKLDTAGPNATTLVRIARDLNEAEVTAIKEYENELQGVEIHTEAVRYYPNGKAIAHIIGYTRELTPEQLKKKQKEGYRLGDVIGQMGVEKAYENLLRGEWGGQQVEVDSKGRPIRVLGEKQARAGNDIHLTIDLDLQKAAEEALTFPKGALVAIDPNNGAVLALVSHPTFDPNIFSKRQLTQKDWESVQGKNHPLVNRALSAFPPASTFKIITTSAGLESGKFSPGTVLQTYGSLTIGGVTFGEWNHAGFGPLGFPKAMAMSSDTFFYQIGKGVGGPTLIEWTRKYGFGHKTGIELIDEESKGLVPDEKWKRKAWKIPWTVGDTINMSIGQGALQVTPLQSAIMFSVPANGGYRIKPHLLKDHEESKKWRESLNMKPSTIRVLRDGLRKVVTEGTGKRLNVPSVAPTSGKSGTAEAGVGRPNHTWFGAYAPADKPEIVVVAFGENSGGHGGSDCGPMVLQVLEKYFHKKHPSKYKKSEP is encoded by the coding sequence ATGGCTTCCTTAAAAACATCTGGATTTAGCGGATTTCTTGGAAATAAAGGTTTACGAACTGTTGGAAAAAATTACCAATCTATATTTTTTATCATTATTACCATTGCGATGATGGCTGGTATTAATGCTCGTTTAGTGTATTTGCAAATTGTTGAAGGTCCAAAGCTACGACAAAAAGCAGAAGCAAACCGGATGCGGACAATCAGCAAACAACCCGAACGAGGCAACATTTTCGATCGCAATGGCAAACTGTTAGCAACAACACGCTATCCCCGTTCAGTGTACTTATGGCCTATGGCACATACAAAACCATCATGGTCAGTTGTGAGTTCGCGTCTCGAACAAGTTTTGAAAATCTCCAGAGAGGAGATGGAAAAAAAATTAGACACTGCAGGTCCGAATGCAACAACCCTTGTACGGATAGCACGCGACCTGAATGAAGCCGAAGTCACAGCTATAAAAGAGTATGAAAACGAACTTCAAGGCGTTGAAATTCATACAGAAGCAGTACGCTATTACCCTAACGGTAAAGCCATAGCCCATATCATTGGTTATACCCGTGAGTTAACCCCAGAGCAGCTGAAAAAAAAGCAAAAAGAAGGTTATCGACTTGGAGATGTTATTGGTCAAATGGGGGTAGAAAAAGCGTATGAAAATTTGTTGCGAGGAGAATGGGGCGGTCAGCAGGTAGAAGTAGATAGCAAAGGTCGTCCAATTCGCGTATTGGGAGAAAAACAAGCTCGTGCAGGCAATGATATTCACCTGACCATAGATTTAGATTTACAAAAAGCTGCTGAAGAAGCTTTAACATTTCCCAAGGGTGCTCTTGTTGCAATCGATCCAAACAATGGTGCTGTCTTAGCACTGGTGTCTCATCCCACCTTCGATCCCAATATTTTTTCCAAACGACAGCTGACTCAAAAAGACTGGGAAAGCGTACAAGGGAAAAACCATCCCCTCGTCAATCGCGCTCTGAGTGCTTTCCCTCCTGCGAGTACCTTTAAAATCATCACCACAAGTGCGGGATTGGAATCAGGAAAATTTTCTCCCGGTACAGTGCTGCAAACTTACGGTTCCTTAACCATTGGTGGAGTCACCTTTGGAGAGTGGAACCATGCTGGATTCGGACCGTTGGGGTTTCCAAAGGCAATGGCAATGAGTAGCGACACGTTCTTTTACCAAATTGGTAAGGGAGTTGGCGGTCCGACCTTAATTGAATGGACTCGTAAGTATGGCTTTGGTCATAAAACTGGAATTGAGTTGATAGACGAGGAATCAAAAGGATTAGTTCCAGATGAGAAATGGAAGCGGAAAGCGTGGAAAATTCCTTGGACTGTAGGGGACACCATTAATATGTCCATCGGACAAGGTGCGCTACAAGTCACGCCACTGCAATCAGCGATTATGTTCTCTGTTCCAGCTAACGGTGGTTATCGAATCAAACCCCATTTGCTCAAAGACCACGAAGAATCAAAAAAATGGAGGGAATCCTTAAACATGAAGCCCAGTACTATCAGAGTACTTCGCGATGGACTGCGGAAGGTGGTGACTGAAGGAACCGGTAAGCGTTTGAACGTACCATCCGTTGCTCCAACGTCTGGAAAAAGCGGTACTGCTGAGGCTGGCGTTGGTCGTCCCAATCATACTTGGTTTGGAGCATATGCTCCAGCTGATAAGCCAGAAATTGTGGTGGTGGCGTTTGGTGAAAATTCTGGCGGACATGGAGGGAGCGATTGTGGACCTATGGTTTTACAAGTGTTAGAAAAGTACTTCCATAAGAAACATCCAAGTAAATACAAAAAATCTGAACCATAG
- the mrdA gene encoding penicillin-binding protein 2, with the protein MALLQSPQPLVKKRETRTVGRGSQPLFLIIFTLLLTAGIGTRLAYLQIVEGAKLRERAESNRIRTIPKQPERGNIFDRNGKLLATTRYPRSVYLWPMAHTKPSWSVVGPRLSKILDIPEDDIIKKLEEAGPNMALVRIARNLNEAEITALKEYASELQTVEIHTEAVRYYPHGQALAHVLGYTRELTSQQLREKKKDGYRLGDVIGQMGVEKAYEKTLRGEWGGQQVEVDGKGRPIRVLGEKQAKAGNDIHLTLDLNLQKAAEKALNGRDGSIVALDPRNGAVLAMVSHPTFDPNIFSKQKLSTKDWQTVQGENHPLLNRAVSSAYPPASTFKIVTTTAGLESGKFSPNTVLQTYGSLTVGGVTFAEWNHAGFGPLGFPGAMAWSSDTFFYQIGRGVGGPTLIDWTRKYGFGKKTGIEFVSEETKGNVPDEAWKQKVWKMPWTVGDSINMSIGQGALQTTPLQVAVMFAVPANGGYRVKPHLLKDNEESKNWRESLNMKPSTVKVLREGLRKVVSEGTGKALNVTTIPPAAGKSGTAEAWKHRVKANHAWFGAYAPYDKPEIVVLAFAEHSGGGGGSVSAPMVLQVIEEYFRHKAPAKSQKAGN; encoded by the coding sequence ATGGCGCTACTGCAATCACCTCAACCCCTAGTTAAAAAAAGAGAAACACGTACCGTTGGACGCGGTTCTCAGCCCTTATTTTTAATCATATTTACCTTACTACTGACTGCGGGGATTGGCACTCGTTTAGCCTACTTACAAATTGTTGAAGGAGCAAAGCTCCGAGAAAGAGCAGAGTCCAATCGGATTCGCACGATCCCCAAACAACCTGAACGAGGCAATATCTTCGATCGCAATGGCAAACTGCTAGCGACAACTCGCTATCCCCGTTCCGTGTATTTGTGGCCTATGGCACATACAAAACCATCATGGTCGGTTGTCGGTCCGCGTTTGTCTAAAATTCTTGATATACCTGAAGACGACATTATCAAGAAGTTAGAAGAAGCAGGTCCAAACATGGCTCTTGTGAGGATTGCCCGCAACCTCAACGAAGCGGAAATTACGGCCCTAAAAGAGTATGCTAGTGAACTGCAAACTGTGGAAATTCATACCGAAGCAGTGCGCTATTATCCTCACGGACAAGCTCTAGCTCACGTATTGGGTTACACGCGAGAATTGACATCGCAACAGTTGAGAGAAAAGAAAAAAGACGGTTACCGACTTGGTGATGTCATCGGTCAAATGGGTGTAGAAAAGGCATATGAAAAAACATTGCGGGGTGAGTGGGGCGGTCAGCAGGTGGAAGTGGATGGTAAAGGTCGCCCAATTCGAGTCCTGGGAGAAAAACAAGCAAAAGCAGGGAATGATATCCACCTAACTTTAGATTTAAACCTGCAAAAAGCAGCGGAAAAAGCTTTAAATGGTCGTGACGGTTCTATTGTTGCCCTAGATCCGCGTAACGGTGCTGTTTTAGCAATGGTATCTCACCCCACCTTTGACCCAAATATCTTCTCGAAGCAAAAACTTTCGACAAAGGATTGGCAGACCGTACAAGGAGAAAACCATCCTTTGCTCAATCGGGCTGTTAGCAGTGCCTATCCACCCGCGAGTACTTTCAAAATCGTCACCACAACAGCTGGATTGGAATCAGGCAAGTTTTCTCCCAACACGGTACTGCAGACCTACGGTTCTCTAACAGTTGGTGGGGTGACATTTGCAGAATGGAATCATGCAGGATTCGGTCCTCTGGGATTTCCAGGAGCTATGGCATGGAGTAGCGATACATTTTTCTACCAAATTGGTCGGGGCGTTGGCGGTCCTACTTTAATTGATTGGACGCGAAAATATGGGTTTGGAAAGAAAACGGGAATAGAATTTGTCTCTGAAGAAACCAAAGGAAACGTTCCAGACGAAGCATGGAAGCAAAAAGTGTGGAAAATGCCGTGGACTGTCGGAGATAGTATTAATATGTCTATCGGTCAAGGCGCTTTACAAACGACACCGCTACAAGTTGCGGTCATGTTTGCTGTTCCAGCCAACGGTGGCTATCGAGTCAAACCGCACCTACTGAAAGACAATGAAGAATCGAAAAATTGGCGGGAATCGCTAAATATGAAGCCAAGTACCGTGAAAGTTTTACGCGAAGGCTTGCGGAAAGTTGTATCCGAGGGTACGGGGAAAGCACTCAATGTTACAACCATTCCTCCCGCTGCTGGTAAAAGCGGTACTGCTGAAGCATGGAAGCATAGAGTCAAAGCAAATCACGCTTGGTTTGGTGCGTATGCTCCCTACGATAAGCCAGAAATTGTGGTTTTAGCATTTGCCGAACACTCTGGCGGTGGCGGTGGTAGCGTTTCTGCTCCTATGGTACTGCAAGTTATCGAAGAATACTTCCGGCACAAGGCTCCTGCTAAGTCTCAAAAAGCAGGAAATTGA
- a CDS encoding M15 family metallopeptidase, with amino-acid sequence MSNAGFPEQPQDTPTSKSEDIPAALRDTPDAETKVRFRWFIWLGGGVAGFVLLALLSGLFFLFVESKKPNNSKPSPTTSNPATPQKAGNSAKVNEDLVLGHFSYSEAPSTELQPITRDGRIKLRATAAQKYQEMVAAARSAGVILVPISGFRSIQEQEQLFFVVGAQRNQTPAQRAAVSAPPGHSEHHTGYAVDVGDGNAPSTNLNTNFEKTKAFQWLQANAARFSFELSFPKGNLQGVSYEPWHWRFVGDRGSLETFYRAKNYKPVTQAK; translated from the coding sequence GTGAGTAATGCTGGTTTTCCCGAACAACCACAGGACACACCAACTAGTAAAAGTGAAGATATCCCGGCAGCTTTACGCGATACTCCTGATGCAGAAACTAAGGTCCGCTTCCGATGGTTCATTTGGTTGGGTGGAGGAGTGGCTGGATTTGTCCTGCTGGCTTTGTTGAGTGGTTTGTTTTTCCTGTTTGTGGAATCTAAAAAACCAAATAATTCCAAACCTTCTCCTACGACTTCAAATCCTGCAACTCCGCAGAAAGCTGGAAATTCTGCCAAAGTGAATGAAGATTTAGTTTTGGGGCATTTTTCCTACTCGGAAGCCCCTTCGACCGAACTTCAACCAATTACTCGTGATGGACGTATCAAATTGAGAGCAACTGCTGCTCAAAAATATCAAGAGATGGTAGCAGCTGCTAGAAGCGCGGGGGTTATTTTAGTTCCAATTTCCGGTTTTCGTTCCATACAAGAACAAGAACAATTATTTTTTGTGGTTGGTGCTCAGCGAAACCAGACACCCGCACAGCGGGCGGCTGTCAGCGCACCTCCCGGTCATAGCGAACATCACACGGGTTATGCTGTAGATGTCGGAGATGGAAACGCACCATCAACCAATCTCAATACTAATTTTGAAAAAACAAAAGCTTTTCAGTGGTTGCAAGCAAACGCAGCTCGTTTTAGTTTTGAGCTGTCATTCCCTAAAGGCAATCTTCAAGGAGTGAGTTATGAGCCATGGCACTGGCGTTTTGTGGGCGATCGCGGTAGCTTGGAAACATTTTACCGAGCTAAGAATTACAAACCGGTCACCCAAGCAAAATAA